The following is a genomic window from Bordetella sp. H567.
GGCGGCGGCCTACACGCTGCTGGTCATGGCAATCGCAGTGCGCATGGGAGCCTTTCAATGACGACGTTTGACAGCCACATAATCAGCCTGGCGTCCGCGCTGGGCAAGGAATTGCAGCGCCGCAACTGGATGATGGGCACCGCCGAATCCTGCACCGGCGGGCTGGTAGCCGGCGCCGTCACGGCCGTCGCCGGTTCCAGCGCATGGTTCGATCGCGGTTTCGTGACCTACAGCAACGAAGCCAAGGTGGTGGACCTGCAGGTCTCGCCCGATACCTTGAACCTCTACGGCGCCGTCAGCGAACCGGTCGCCCAGGAAATGGCCAACGGGGTATTGCTGGAATCGCGCGTGTCGCACGTGGCCGTGTCCACCACGGGCATCGCCGGGCCGGACGGCGGCACCCCCGGCAAGCCCGTCGGCATGGTGTGCTTCGGTTTCGCCGTGCGCGCAGGCCAGGGCATCACCACCCGCGCCGCCACCCACGTGTTCACCGGCGACCGCGCCCAGGTACGCCAACAGGCGGTGGCGTTCGCCTTGCTGCACTTGCTGGAAACGATAGGCGCCAAGGTCGAGCAATCCGACCCGACGATGGTGTGACGCCGGCACGCGGCACGGCCTCATCCCGGGATGCCGTGCCCGCGGAAGGCTTGCCCTAACGCACCGCGTTGATCGCGTCGCGCAGGTCCTTCGCCGCCGCGCCCGCGGCATCGCGCCATTCCTTGCCGCTCGATGCGTACAGGATGGCGCGCGAAGAACTGATCAGCATGCCCGTGCCGCCCGCATTGCGGGCGTTGGTCACCGTGGCCGTCACGTCGCCGCCCTGTGCGCCGATGCCCGGAATCAGCAGCGGTACGCTGTCGCCTACGCGCTTGCGCACGGCCGCCAGTTCGGCCGGATAGGTGGCGCCCACCACCAGGCCGCATTGGCCGTGGCTGTTCCAGTTGTCCGCCACCAGTCCCGCGACGTGCAGATAAAGGGGCTCACCGCCTTCTGTCCGCACGAACTGCAGATCCGATCCGCCGGGGTTGGAAGTGCGGCACAGGATGAACACGCCGCGGTCGGTCCAGCGCAGGTAGGGTTCGATCGAATCCAGTCCCATATAGGGGCTGACCGTCACGCAATCCGCCTGGTAGCGTTCGAAGGCTTCGCGCGCGTATTGCTCGGCGGTCGAGCCGATGTCGCCGCGCTTGGCGTCCAGGATGATCGTACGGTTCGGATGCCGCGTACGGATGTGCTCGCACAGGGCTTCCAGCTGGTCTTCGGCGCGGGCGGCGGCGAAATAGGCGATCTGCGGCTTGAAGCTGCATGCGTAGGGCGCCGTGGCATCGACGATGTCGCGGCAGAAACGGAAGATCGCGTCCGGCTGGCCGTCCAGTTCGTGGGGTAGCCGCTTTACATCCGGATCCAGGCCCACGGTCAGCAGCGAGCCTGAGACGTCCCAGGCCGCGTCGAGTTTTTCTTTGAAATTCATCGTCAGTGGAGTTTTACGCGGGGCCGCGTCCGCCGCAGCAGTACGCGTCCCAGTGCCAGGCAGACCGTGCGCCAGACGCCCAGCAAGGCGCGGTGGTGCATCAGGTGCAGGCTCATGTACATGAACCGCGCCAGTGTACCGCTTACGAACAGGCCGCGGCCCGCGAGCTTGCCCATGAGGCTGCCCACGCCCGCGCCTTGGCCCAGCGAAACCAGGGATCCGTAGTCCTTGTAGACATAGCCGGCGGCCGGTTCGGGCTGTTGCTGGATGCGCGCGCCTATCTTGCGCGTCAGGTAGGCGGCCTGCTGGTGCGCCGCCTGGGCGCGGGCCGGGACGATGCCATGGCCGGCCCACGGCGCCGCCGCGCAATCGCCCAGGGCCAGGATGCGCGGATCGGGTGTTTCCAGCCGCTCGCTGACTTCCAGCTGGCCGATGCGATTCACCGGCAGGCCCAGTTCCGCCAGGAAGGCCGGGCCCTGGATGCCCGCGGCCCACAGGCACAGATGCGCGTCGTACACGGTGCCGTCGTCCGTCCTGACGCCCTGCGCCATGACCTCGGCGACGCGCCGGCCGGTGTGCACCTTGATGCCCAGTTCCGCCAGCCGCGTGTGCGCCGCGCGCGACAGGCGCTCCGGCAGCGGCGACAGGATGCGCGGCGCGCCCTCGATCAGCGTGACACTCAGGTCGCGGTCCGGGCGGAAACTGGGCAGGCCATAGGCGCTGACGACGTGGCCT
Proteins encoded in this region:
- a CDS encoding CinA family protein, which translates into the protein MTTFDSHIISLASALGKELQRRNWMMGTAESCTGGLVAGAVTAVAGSSAWFDRGFVTYSNEAKVVDLQVSPDTLNLYGAVSEPVAQEMANGVLLESRVSHVAVSTTGIAGPDGGTPGKPVGMVCFGFAVRAGQGITTRAATHVFTGDRAQVRQQAVAFALLHLLETIGAKVEQSDPTMV
- the pyrF gene encoding orotidine-5'-phosphate decarboxylase, with translation MNFKEKLDAAWDVSGSLLTVGLDPDVKRLPHELDGQPDAIFRFCRDIVDATAPYACSFKPQIAYFAAARAEDQLEALCEHIRTRHPNRTIILDAKRGDIGSTAEQYAREAFERYQADCVTVSPYMGLDSIEPYLRWTDRGVFILCRTSNPGGSDLQFVRTEGGEPLYLHVAGLVADNWNSHGQCGLVVGATYPAELAAVRKRVGDSVPLLIPGIGAQGGDVTATVTNARNAGGTGMLISSSRAILYASSGKEWRDAAGAAAKDLRDAINAVR
- a CDS encoding NAD(P)/FAD-dependent oxidoreductase yields the protein MPTPSSPAHPHRVVIVGGGAGGLELAARLGRAHGPAHVTLVDERPFHIWKPSLHEAAAGTLDIHQEGLSYLMLAHLNGFSFVLGRVQGVDRANSTASVQCVVDPAGEPVLPERALPYDSLVLAVGSVANFYGTPGAAQHAITLESTDNAEQFRLTLLKAMIQVDQAKVHDATARLNIVIVGGGATGVELAVELLEAGHVVSAYGLPSFRPDRDLSVTLIEGAPRILSPLPERLSRAAHTRLAELGIKVHTGRRVAEVMAQGVRTDDGTVYDAHLCLWAAGIQGPAFLAELGLPVNRIGQLEVSERLETPDPRILALGDCAAAPWAGHGIVPARAQAAHQQAAYLTRKIGARIQQQPEPAAGYVYKDYGSLVSLGQGAGVGSLMGKLAGRGLFVSGTLARFMYMSLHLMHHRALLGVWRTVCLALGRVLLRRTRPRVKLH